The following coding sequences are from one Triticum aestivum cultivar Chinese Spring chromosome 5A, IWGSC CS RefSeq v2.1, whole genome shotgun sequence window:
- the LOC123103293 gene encoding F-box protein At1g47056, translating into MGQCPSAPRYHHHRKPPPTPPSPTAQAASPRFCSAAAAEDAAAEADYTSDLPEELLAVVFGLLGSGDRKRCSLVCRRWLATEASSRLRLALDARAPLLAAAPAILARFSSISKLALKCDRRAESVGDPALALVAHRLGPGLRRLKLRSVRAVTDHGVAALAAAAINLRKLSVGSCTFGAKGIEAVLRSCPQLEELSVKRLRGLADSEPITVSSPRLQSLALKELYNGQCFSCLITCSPNLKTLKIIRCSGDWDPVLQAIPQGSLLAELHLEKLQVSDLGVAALCGLEVLYLAKAPEVTDVGLAALATKSPRLRKLHVDGWKANRIGDRGLATVAQKCAALQELVLIGVNLTSASLELIAANCPTLERLALCGSDTFGDAEISCVATKCASLRKLCIKACPVSDAGMDKLAAGCPRLVKVKVKKCRRVTFECAERLRASRHGALAVNFDTPGGAGELQDASVDESGVLENAGSDVVQDDFDDQIGVPDLLCGTSGRPSGWKARIVALISRSLSVSMFRRRPRGSSHNS; encoded by the coding sequence atggGCCAGTGCCCCTCCGCTCCCCGCTACCACCACCACCGCAAGCCCCCTCCTACGCCGCCGTCCCCCACCGCGCAGGCAGCGTCGCCTCGTTTCTGCAGCGCCGCAGCCGCCGAGGACGCGGCCGCGGAGGCTGACTACACTTCTGACCTCCCCGAGGAGCTACTCGCCGTCGTCTTCGGGCTCCTCGGCTCGGGCGACCGCAAGCGCTGCTCCCTGGTGTGCCGCCGCTGGCTCGCCACCGAGGCCTCCTCGCGCCTGCGCCTCGCCCTCGACGCGCGGGCGCCGCTCCTCGCCGCGGCCCCGGCCATCCTCGCGCGCTTCTCCTCCATATCCAAGCTCGCGCTCAAGTGCGACCGCCGCGCGGAGAGCGTCGGCGATCCCGCGCTCGCGCTCGTCGCGCATCGCCTCGGCCCCGGCCTTCGCCGCCTCAAGCTCCGCTCCGTCCGTGCTGTCACCGACCACGgcgtcgccgccctcgccgccgcggcTATAAACCTCCGCAAGCTCTCAGTTGGGTCCTGTACCTTCGGCGCCAAGGGGATCGAGGCAGTTCTCCGGTCCTGCCCCCAACTCGAGGAGCTCTCTGTCAAGCGGCTGCGTGGCCTAGCCGACTCAGAGCCCATCACCGTCTCCAGCCCTCGTCTCCAGTCTCTGGCCCTCAAAGAGCTCTATAACGGGCAGTGCTTCTCCTGTTTAATCACGTGCTCCCCCAACCTCAAAACCCTCAAGATCATCCGCTGCTCCGGTGATTGGGACCCGGTCCTCCAGGCGATCCCACAGGGTTCCTTGCTAGCCGAGCTTCATCTCGAAAAACTGCAGGTCAGTGACCTTGGTGTGGCGGCGCTATGTGGGCTAGAGGTCCTGTACCTTGCCAAGGCGCCGGAGGTCACAGATGTTGGTCTGGCAGCACTTGCCACCAAGTCGCCACGTCTACGCAAGCTGCATGTTGATGGATGGAAGGCGAATAGGATTGGCGACCGTGGGCTTGCAACCGTGGCGCAGAAATGTGCTGCTTTGCAGGAATTGGTCCTCATTGGTGTGAATTTGACATCGGCGAGTCTTGAGTTGATTGCTGCCAACTGCCCCACTCTTGAGCGGCTTGCGCTTTGTGGGTCTGACACATTTGGGGATGCAGAGATCTCTTGCGTGGCGACTAAGTGTGCTTCTCTGAGGAAGCTGTGCATCAAGGCATGCCCTGTGTCTGATGCCGGAATGGACAAGCTTGCAGCAGGCTGCCCACGCCTTGtcaaggtgaaggtgaagaagtgCCGTAGGGTGACGTTTGAGTGTGCTGAGCGGCTTCGTGCTAGTCGGCATGGTGCTCTTGCTGTGAATTTTGACACGCCAGGTGGTGCAGGCGAATTGCAAGATGCTAGTGTGGATGAGAGTGGTGTACTGGAGAATGCAGGGAGTGATGTGGTACAAGATGATTTTGATGATCAGATAGGGGTTCCTGACCTTCTGTGTGGCACCAGTGGCAGACCATCAGGGTGGAAAGCCCGGATTGTTGCTTTGATATCAAGGAGCTTGTCGGTTTCCATGTTTCGGAGACGTCCACGTGGGAGCTCCCATAACTCATGA